The following coding sequences lie in one Micromonospora sp. R77 genomic window:
- a CDS encoding ROK family protein gives MLELDFSGRALDRLADSLGAGRCPGLAAAAERPGPARDALTARADELARHLVTCCLLLDPQRVVLVGGVAGNALIRGLLGERMAAVLPYPPEVVLSRFADDAALLGAVILAREAVPTAH, from the coding sequence ATGCTGGAGCTGGACTTCTCCGGCCGGGCGCTGGACCGGCTCGCCGACTCGCTCGGTGCCGGGCGGTGCCCCGGCCTGGCCGCCGCGGCCGAACGGCCCGGGCCGGCCCGCGACGCGCTGACCGCCCGGGCGGACGAACTGGCCCGGCACCTGGTCACCTGCTGCCTGCTGCTGGACCCGCAGCGGGTGGTGCTGGTCGGTGGGGTGGCCGGCAACGCGCTGATCCGCGGCCTGCTGGGGGAGCGGATGGCGGCGGTCCTGCCCTACCCGCCCGAGGTGGTGCTGTCCCGGTTCGCCGATGACGCCGCGCTGCTCGGAGCGGTCATCCTCGCCCGCGAGGCGGTCCCGACGGCCCACTGA
- a CDS encoding ROK family protein, whose translation MSVRLAGRAARSAVPSGDAGVLLGIDFGGTKMAVGVADGQGRLLARERVPTYAERGAPQALERALDLAAKLVGEIGAPVGAAGIASPGVVRADGIDLAPNVPGWDGLRLADAVRDRMAVPVVAVDNDLNAAALAELRLGALRDADPGLVVAWAPAWPRR comes from the coding sequence GTGAGCGTGCGACTGGCCGGTCGGGCCGCCCGGTCCGCGGTGCCCTCCGGCGACGCGGGTGTGCTGCTCGGCATCGACTTCGGGGGCACCAAGATGGCGGTCGGGGTGGCCGACGGACAGGGCCGGCTGCTGGCCCGCGAGCGGGTGCCGACGTACGCCGAACGGGGTGCGCCGCAGGCCCTGGAGCGCGCCCTGGACCTGGCCGCGAAGCTGGTGGGGGAGATCGGCGCGCCGGTCGGCGCGGCCGGGATCGCCTCGCCCGGCGTGGTCCGCGCCGACGGCATCGACCTGGCCCCGAACGTGCCGGGCTGGGACGGGTTGCGCCTCGCCGACGCCGTCCGGGACCGGATGGCGGTGCCGGTGGTCGCGGTCGACAACGACCTGAACGCCGCCGCCCTGGCCGAGCTGCGGCTCGGCGCGCTCCGCGACGCCGACCCCGGCCTGGTGGTGGCCTGGGCACCGGCGTGGCCGCGGCGGTGA
- a CDS encoding argininosuccinate lyase, whose protein sequence is MSTPALTTYQRHHLKPTYDHHVGRLFPAMVRASQAHVVMLTEQGLVPAERGARLLRGLAELRADTGGAPEFDGTVEDTYYLMEKRLAQACGIPTSELDVQMARSRNDLDAGVFRMLLRDQLLGVLDRVLAAGATTLDSAHRYADVVITGYTHRRPAQPTTIGHALAGYAEALAGEAVAYAELIDQLNTSPLGSCAFAGTDLDIAPARVAELLGFDGLVTNSYEAVAGADHLVRVGTLNAQALATGARLARTLMDWLSWRWVTTPGDFTQGSSIMPQKRNPVVLEHLVSMAGATAADAVSVLNNVGAAWWEDSNNATTDVQVRLWDSNDRTDRFFALLGGFLAEIEPLEPPSAEEIVASGATTTAAADALTRHGVPFRAAHSVVGRLVRGGAPGSWTAQRVREAAEGIADGLDDAAVADLIAAAVRPELVLDRAQVDGPGADAVRAQVAVLRGTFDTVAARLAAVRARLTAADEALDAVAAQGAAR, encoded by the coding sequence ATGAGCACACCCGCGCTGACCACCTACCAGCGGCACCACCTGAAGCCGACCTACGACCACCACGTCGGGCGCCTCTTCCCGGCCATGGTGCGCGCCAGCCAGGCCCACGTGGTGATGCTGACCGAGCAGGGGCTGGTCCCCGCCGAGCGGGGCGCCCGGCTGCTGCGCGGGCTGGCCGAACTACGCGCCGACACCGGCGGTGCGCCCGAGTTCGACGGCACGGTCGAGGACACCTACTACCTGATGGAGAAGCGGCTGGCGCAGGCGTGCGGCATCCCCACCTCCGAGCTGGACGTGCAGATGGCCCGCAGCCGCAACGACCTCGACGCCGGGGTGTTCCGGATGCTGCTGCGCGACCAGCTCCTCGGGGTCCTCGACCGGGTGCTCGCCGCCGGTGCGACCACCCTGGACTCCGCACACCGGTACGCCGACGTGGTGATCACCGGCTACACCCACCGCCGGCCCGCGCAGCCCACCACCATCGGGCACGCCCTCGCCGGCTACGCCGAGGCGCTCGCCGGCGAGGCCGTCGCCTACGCCGAGCTGATCGACCAGCTCAACACGTCGCCGCTGGGCTCCTGCGCGTTCGCCGGCACCGACCTGGACATCGCCCCCGCCCGGGTGGCCGAGCTGCTCGGCTTCGACGGCCTGGTCACCAACTCGTACGAGGCGGTGGCCGGCGCCGACCACCTGGTCCGGGTGGGCACCCTCAACGCCCAGGCCCTGGCGACCGGCGCCCGGCTGGCCCGCACCCTGATGGACTGGCTGAGCTGGCGCTGGGTGACCACACCGGGCGACTTCACCCAGGGCAGCAGCATCATGCCGCAGAAGCGCAACCCGGTGGTGCTGGAGCACCTGGTGTCGATGGCCGGCGCGACCGCCGCGGATGCCGTCTCGGTGCTCAACAACGTCGGCGCCGCCTGGTGGGAGGACTCCAACAACGCCACCACCGACGTGCAGGTACGGCTCTGGGACAGCAACGACCGCACCGACCGGTTCTTCGCCCTGCTCGGCGGCTTCCTCGCCGAGATCGAGCCGCTGGAGCCGCCGTCGGCCGAGGAGATCGTCGCCTCCGGCGCCACCACCACCGCCGCGGCCGACGCGCTGACCCGGCACGGGGTGCCGTTCCGGGCCGCCCACTCGGTGGTCGGCCGGCTGGTCCGCGGTGGCGCGCCGGGCAGCTGGACCGCGCAGCGCGTCCGGGAGGCGGCAGAGGGGATCGCCGATGGGCTCGACGACGCGGCCGTCGCCGACCTGATCGCCGCCGCCGTCCGCCCCGAGCTGGTGCTCGACCGGGCCCAGGTCGACGGTCCCGGTGCCGACGCGGTGCGCGCGCAGGTCGCGGTGCTGCGCGGCACGTTCGACACCGTCGCCGCTCGACTGGCCGCCGTCCGCGCCCGGTTGACCGCCGCCGACGAGGCCCTGGACGCGGTCGCCGCGCAGGGGGCGGCCCGATGA
- a CDS encoding amidohydrolase family protein, whose protein sequence is MTVDRGLDVVDFHLHFRIGADETVRGCEHAAGMHPGGEHERAVRAAASAPYARQWRQAWGFPDPEPPAPRWQDEADRWAAELRSVGVRRAVFVTGGGNDAVADVVDRHPDLLLGFAHHDPYGPDAAAELERAVVERGLRGLKLFAPLLRGPLDDEDLDPLWGTAQRLGVPVLIHIGHYGSAGGLSHGRYGGPDELARMARRFPELAVVVPHFGVQHVQDLLFAAWGCPNIHVDTSGSNQWVRWMPYKLTLEELFRRCYETIGPHRIVFGSDSSWFPRGYVTRYLDDQLRICRELGLPDEHLRAIFAGNAERLLGLHD, encoded by the coding sequence GTGACCGTCGACCGTGGACTGGACGTCGTCGACTTCCACCTGCACTTCCGGATCGGCGCGGACGAGACCGTCCGGGGCTGCGAGCACGCCGCCGGCATGCACCCCGGCGGCGAGCACGAGCGGGCCGTCCGGGCCGCCGCCTCCGCCCCGTACGCCCGGCAGTGGCGGCAGGCGTGGGGCTTCCCCGACCCGGAGCCGCCCGCCCCGCGCTGGCAGGACGAGGCGGACCGGTGGGCCGCAGAGCTGCGGTCGGTCGGCGTACGCCGGGCCGTCTTCGTCACCGGCGGCGGCAACGACGCGGTTGCCGACGTGGTGGACCGCCACCCCGACCTGCTGCTCGGCTTCGCCCACCACGACCCGTACGGCCCGGACGCCGCCGCCGAGCTGGAACGCGCGGTGGTCGAGCGGGGTCTGCGCGGGCTGAAGCTCTTCGCCCCGCTGCTGCGCGGTCCGCTGGACGACGAGGACCTCGACCCGCTCTGGGGCACCGCGCAGCGTCTCGGCGTGCCCGTGCTGATCCACATCGGTCACTACGGCAGCGCTGGCGGCCTCTCCCACGGCCGGTACGGCGGCCCGGACGAGCTGGCCCGGATGGCCCGCCGCTTCCCCGAGCTGGCCGTGGTGGTGCCGCACTTCGGCGTCCAGCACGTGCAGGACCTGCTCTTCGCCGCCTGGGGCTGCCCGAACATCCACGTCGACACCTCCGGGTCCAACCAGTGGGTGCGCTGGATGCCCTACAAGCTGACGCTGGAGGAGCTGTTCCGCCGCTGCTACGAGACCATCGGTCCGCACCGGATCGTGTTCGGCAGCGACTCCTCGTGGTTCCCGCGCGGCTACGTCACCCGCTACCTGGACGACCAGCTGCGGATCTGTCGCGAGCTGGGACTGCCCGACGAGCACCTGCGCGCGATCTTCGCCGGGAACGCCGAGCGCCTGCTCGGCCTGCACGACTGA
- a CDS encoding creatininase family protein has product MAVRPEIAVGYLADVIEGIVAAGFPRLLIVNGHDANMSTVRAAMEWVSGRRTASLLLVNWFQLVTPAETTELYGPLPARGHGGAYETSGVLGFAPDAVRLGAVDDLPPRPKLPVTHPYVLVESRPDPWQGWSGHISLADERIGRQVRELAGTRLREVVAAWVAAPLSAPPTDAPLPTDAPAGGPEPEEAP; this is encoded by the coding sequence GTGGCCGTCCGGCCGGAGATCGCGGTCGGCTACCTCGCCGACGTGATCGAGGGGATCGTCGCGGCCGGGTTCCCCCGACTGCTGATCGTCAACGGACACGACGCCAACATGTCGACGGTCCGGGCCGCGATGGAGTGGGTCTCCGGGCGGCGCACCGCGAGCCTGCTGCTGGTCAACTGGTTCCAGCTGGTCACCCCGGCCGAGACCACCGAGCTGTACGGGCCGCTGCCGGCGCGCGGACACGGCGGCGCGTACGAGACCTCCGGGGTGCTCGGGTTCGCTCCCGACGCGGTCCGCCTCGGCGCGGTCGACGACCTGCCGCCCCGGCCGAAGCTGCCGGTGACCCACCCGTACGTGCTGGTGGAGTCCCGGCCCGATCCGTGGCAGGGCTGGTCGGGGCACATCTCGCTCGCCGACGAGCGGATCGGGCGGCAGGTCCGCGAGCTCGCCGGAACCCGGCTGCGGGAGGTCGTCGCCGCCTGGGTCGCCGCCCCGCTGTCCGCCCCGCCCACCGACGCCCCGCTGCCCACCGACGCTCCGGCGGGCGGACCCGAGCCCGAGGAGGCGCCGTGA
- a CDS encoding iron ABC transporter permease, with product MSTIPATPSPATVAPVTQEPTPPRGPRRRLADRFAGGTGSRWFPYVLVLPLALILFGYVVQPMFATFAESVGVNGVENYGSFVTSGGVARSSLVTSLIISAASVLLCGVVGVAMAFLLKRFSFPGRKLIEAIILVPAALPPLIGAISFQLLYSETGILPRGLQQLFGAENPVLPFSGIAGVLVVHTFTMYPYFYLSASAALAGMDPSVEEAAYNLGAGRVRVWRTVLLPMLTPALVSASLLVFMTSLASYTAPLLFGVDQTMTMQIYINRTNGDLPMASTYASVLGVVSVLFLLGMRWYEGRRSYRSQSKGVAAHRREITNPLGKWLALAASIVATVVLLAPVATIALVAFSQDGSWTTEVVPSAYTTQNFVTIFSEPSAFQPILNSLQMSLIATVGCVVVGVLIAYAVRRLDFRGRGLLDVAVMLAWALPGTVVAINLISAFSTGNAFSFGQVLIGTFWILPLAYFVRFLPLVFRSSSATLAQIDPSLEEAARNLGASWWRAFRTVTLRLMLPGVLAGALLAFVHGVGEFVASVLIYTSQTAPISVEINNRMYSFEVGTAAAYGMLQVVLIFVVMVVSGQLEGGRRSSREAARWTA from the coding sequence GTGAGCACCATCCCCGCCACCCCCAGCCCGGCCACCGTCGCCCCGGTCACCCAGGAGCCGACGCCGCCGCGCGGCCCCCGCCGCCGGCTCGCCGACCGGTTCGCCGGCGGCACCGGCTCACGCTGGTTCCCGTACGTCCTGGTCCTGCCGCTCGCGCTGATCCTCTTCGGGTACGTGGTGCAGCCGATGTTCGCCACCTTCGCCGAGAGCGTCGGCGTGAACGGGGTGGAGAACTACGGCAGCTTCGTCACCAGCGGTGGGGTCGCCCGGTCCTCGCTGGTCACCTCGCTGATCATCTCCGCGGCCAGCGTGCTGCTCTGCGGCGTCGTCGGCGTGGCGATGGCCTTCCTGCTCAAGCGCTTCTCGTTCCCCGGCCGCAAGCTGATCGAGGCGATCATCCTGGTGCCGGCGGCGCTGCCGCCGCTGATCGGGGCGATCTCGTTCCAGTTGCTCTACAGCGAGACCGGCATCCTGCCGCGCGGCCTGCAGCAGCTGTTCGGCGCCGAGAACCCGGTGCTGCCGTTCAGCGGCATCGCCGGGGTGCTGGTGGTGCACACCTTCACCATGTACCCGTACTTCTACCTGTCCGCGTCGGCCGCGCTGGCCGGGATGGACCCGTCGGTGGAGGAGGCGGCCTACAACCTGGGCGCCGGGAGGGTACGGGTGTGGCGCACCGTGCTGCTGCCGATGCTCACCCCGGCGCTGGTCTCCGCCTCGCTGCTGGTGTTCATGACCTCGCTGGCGTCGTACACCGCCCCGCTGCTGTTCGGGGTGGACCAGACGATGACCATGCAGATCTACATCAACCGCACCAACGGCGACCTGCCGATGGCCTCCACGTACGCCTCCGTGCTCGGGGTGGTCTCGGTGCTGTTCCTGCTCGGCATGCGCTGGTACGAGGGTCGGCGCAGCTACCGCTCCCAGTCCAAGGGCGTCGCCGCGCACCGCCGCGAGATCACCAATCCGCTGGGCAAGTGGCTGGCCCTGGCCGCCTCGATCGTGGCCACCGTGGTGCTGCTCGCGCCGGTGGCGACCATCGCCCTGGTCGCCTTCTCGCAGGACGGCTCCTGGACCACCGAGGTCGTTCCGTCGGCGTACACCACGCAGAACTTCGTCACGATCTTCTCGGAGCCGTCGGCGTTCCAGCCGATCCTCAACTCGCTGCAGATGAGCCTGATCGCGACGGTCGGCTGCGTCGTGGTCGGTGTGCTCATCGCGTACGCGGTGCGCCGGCTGGACTTCCGCGGCCGGGGCCTGCTGGACGTGGCGGTGATGCTGGCCTGGGCGCTGCCCGGCACGGTGGTGGCGATCAACCTCATCTCGGCGTTCAGCACCGGCAACGCGTTCAGCTTCGGACAGGTGCTGATCGGCACCTTCTGGATCCTGCCGCTGGCGTACTTCGTGCGGTTCCTGCCGCTGGTGTTCCGGTCCAGCTCGGCCACCCTGGCGCAGATCGACCCGTCGCTGGAGGAGGCCGCGCGCAACCTGGGCGCGTCCTGGTGGCGGGCGTTCCGCACCGTCACCCTGCGGCTGATGCTGCCCGGTGTGCTGGCCGGCGCGCTGCTCGCCTTCGTGCACGGTGTCGGCGAGTTCGTCGCCTCGGTGCTCATCTACACCTCGCAGACCGCCCCGATCTCCGTCGAGATCAACAACCGGATGTACTCGTTCGAGGTCGGCACCGCCGCCGCGTACGGCATGCTCCAAGTGGTCCTGATCTTCGTGGTGATGGTGGTCTCCGGCCAGCTCGAAGGCGGCCGGCGGTCGTCCCGGGAGGCGGCCCGGTGGACGGCGTGA
- a CDS encoding ABC transporter ATP-binding protein: MIDVSLESVSKRFARGGDTAAVDDVDITIAAGEFFTLLGPSGCGKTTTLRMVAGFYFPTSGRIRFGAEDVTRRPPNKRDTGMVFQNYALFPHLSVAQNVAYGLKIRKVGRAESRRRIEEALGQVHLAGYGERRIDELSGGQQQRVALARALVIRPRTLLLDEPLSNLDAKLREETRVEIRRIQREAGTTSLYVTHDQAEAMAMSDRIAVMQSGRVQQIGAPQEIYHRPATSFVARFIGRSNVLGLPVVTADGRSVTVGVPGGGEVTAPAPADHGLRQGDTALVSVRPEHIGLTTATEAGALSGRVTEVEFTGMATNLVVDVAGEPVQVAAIDVPAGITVGDQVGLRLNRERMWVVRP, encoded by the coding sequence ATGATCGATGTCAGCTTGGAGTCGGTGAGCAAGCGCTTCGCGCGCGGCGGCGACACCGCGGCCGTGGACGACGTCGACATCACCATCGCCGCCGGCGAGTTCTTCACGCTGCTCGGTCCCAGTGGCTGCGGCAAGACCACCACCCTGCGCATGGTGGCCGGGTTCTACTTCCCCACCTCCGGCCGGATCCGGTTCGGTGCGGAGGACGTCACCCGCCGGCCGCCGAACAAGCGCGACACCGGCATGGTGTTCCAGAACTACGCGCTCTTCCCGCACCTGAGCGTCGCGCAGAACGTCGCGTACGGTCTGAAGATCCGCAAGGTCGGGCGGGCCGAGTCGCGGCGGCGGATCGAGGAGGCGCTCGGCCAGGTGCACCTCGCCGGCTACGGTGAGCGGCGCATCGACGAGCTCTCCGGCGGCCAGCAGCAGCGCGTCGCCCTGGCCCGGGCACTGGTGATCCGACCCCGCACCCTGCTGCTCGACGAGCCGCTGTCGAACCTCGACGCCAAACTGCGCGAGGAGACCCGGGTGGAGATCCGCCGGATCCAGCGCGAGGCGGGCACCACCTCCCTCTACGTCACCCACGACCAGGCCGAGGCGATGGCCATGTCGGACCGGATCGCGGTCATGCAGTCCGGCCGGGTGCAGCAGATCGGCGCCCCGCAGGAGATCTACCACCGGCCGGCGACCAGCTTCGTGGCCCGCTTCATCGGCCGCAGCAACGTGCTCGGCCTGCCGGTCGTCACGGCCGACGGGCGGAGCGTGACGGTGGGCGTGCCCGGCGGCGGCGAGGTCACCGCGCCCGCCCCGGCCGACCACGGCCTGCGCCAGGGCGACACCGCGCTGGTCTCCGTCCGGCCCGAACACATCGGACTGACCACGGCGACCGAGGCGGGTGCGCTCTCCGGCCGGGTCACCGAGGTGGAGTTCACCGGCATGGCCACCAACCTCGTGGTCGACGTGGCCGGCGAGCCGGTGCAGGTCGCCGCGATCGACGTGCCGGCCGGGATCACCGTCGGCGACCAGGTCGGCCTGCGGCTGAACCGGGAGCGGATGTGGGTGGTGCGCCCGTGA
- a CDS encoding extracellular solute-binding protein, with protein MRRRLLLAGALATVLAAGTACGGGGDDAAGGASAEKLTIYTARDKKVSTYVVDQFTAKYPEYKGKVEILNLGAQEILERVRAEKANPQADVWWGGTQQGLSAGASEDLLASWQPAFAGKMDARYKDAEGRWFGEILLPEVIMYNNKALTPEQAPKDWDDLLKPEWKDKVVIRDVAASGTMRSIYASMIVRQSPDGSNPQPGYDWLKKLDANTGAYAANPADLYLKLSRQQGVLSAWNLQDILLQANQSKMPFGYVMPASGAPVLVDGIAAVKGGSTTGAQKFMEFLFDDKLRADLAKDYYQIPAVDIAEKPEWLAQLDLKPLDVNWDVIGKNETEWINHWNSQIKNKG; from the coding sequence ATGAGACGTCGACTTCTCCTCGCCGGTGCGCTCGCCACCGTGCTCGCCGCCGGCACCGCCTGCGGCGGCGGCGGTGACGACGCGGCCGGCGGCGCGAGCGCCGAGAAGCTGACCATCTACACGGCCCGCGACAAGAAGGTCTCCACCTACGTCGTCGACCAGTTCACCGCCAAGTACCCGGAGTACAAGGGCAAGGTCGAGATCCTCAACCTGGGCGCGCAGGAGATCCTGGAGCGGGTCCGGGCGGAGAAGGCCAACCCGCAGGCCGACGTCTGGTGGGGCGGCACCCAGCAGGGGCTCTCCGCGGGCGCGTCGGAGGACCTGCTGGCCTCCTGGCAGCCGGCGTTCGCCGGCAAGATGGACGCCCGCTACAAGGACGCCGAGGGCCGCTGGTTCGGGGAGATCCTGCTCCCCGAGGTCATCATGTACAACAACAAGGCGCTCACCCCGGAGCAGGCCCCGAAGGACTGGGACGACCTGCTGAAGCCGGAGTGGAAGGACAAGGTCGTCATCCGGGACGTGGCGGCGTCCGGCACCATGCGGTCGATCTACGCGTCGATGATCGTGCGGCAGTCCCCGGACGGCAGCAACCCGCAGCCCGGCTACGACTGGCTCAAGAAGCTCGACGCCAACACCGGCGCGTACGCGGCCAACCCGGCCGACCTCTACCTGAAGCTCTCCCGCCAGCAGGGCGTGCTCAGCGCCTGGAACCTGCAGGACATCCTGCTGCAGGCCAACCAGTCGAAGATGCCGTTCGGCTACGTGATGCCCGCCTCCGGCGCCCCGGTGCTGGTCGACGGCATCGCCGCGGTCAAGGGTGGCAGCACCACCGGCGCGCAGAAGTTCATGGAGTTCCTCTTCGACGACAAGCTCCGCGCCGACCTGGCCAAGGACTACTACCAGATCCCGGCCGTGGACATCGCCGAGAAGCCGGAGTGGCTGGCCCAGCTCGACCTCAAGCCGCTGGACGTCAACTGGGACGTGATCGGCAAGAACGAGACCGAGTGGATCAACCACTGGAACAGCCAGATCAAGAACAAGGGCTGA
- a CDS encoding ROK family protein, which yields MTDVVTPPTSPVSRERSKEIKRLSVISTARQVRVLSRAELTELTGLSPATLTPLVRELIAEGYLIERGPGTSRTGRPRAMLEFNPRAELVAAVSLEPSRISCEIADSDGAVVAHRAVRLTGDIVDTICRSVPELAGDGLPALRGVAIAAPGVSTGGAVRLAPSVGLVEGRPVGESVQQRLGVPVVVDNDVNLMAAGEHAAGAGSDVADLLLLHVADGIGAGLVLDGRVRRGAGGAAGEVGFLPLDPSDRGHDGIGPFEARWSENAIAERMVALAPGRRPAAPVADLVALAAEDDRAAAYLDDVLAAWSRLIVSCVCVVDPGRVLLSGAAAHLDDAAVGRLQALVTAAAPSATEVRRAVLGDRAVLHGAVSYALSAAAAGMPVLPPIP from the coding sequence GTGACTGACGTGGTGACGCCACCAACGAGCCCCGTAAGCCGGGAGCGGTCGAAGGAGATCAAGCGGTTGTCCGTGATCTCCACCGCCCGCCAGGTGCGGGTGCTCTCCCGCGCCGAGCTGACCGAGCTCACCGGCCTGAGCCCCGCCACGCTCACCCCGCTCGTGCGCGAGCTGATCGCCGAGGGCTACCTCATCGAGCGTGGCCCCGGCACCTCCCGTACCGGCCGGCCGCGGGCGATGCTGGAGTTCAATCCCCGGGCCGAACTGGTGGCCGCCGTCTCGCTGGAACCGTCCCGGATCAGCTGCGAGATCGCCGACAGCGACGGCGCCGTCGTCGCCCACCGCGCGGTCCGGCTCACCGGCGACATCGTCGACACCATCTGCCGCTCGGTGCCCGAACTCGCCGGGGACGGGCTGCCGGCGCTGCGCGGGGTGGCCATCGCCGCGCCCGGCGTCTCCACCGGCGGCGCGGTGCGCCTGGCCCCCTCGGTCGGCCTGGTCGAGGGCCGGCCGGTGGGGGAGTCGGTGCAGCAGCGGCTGGGGGTGCCGGTGGTGGTGGACAACGACGTGAACCTGATGGCGGCCGGCGAGCACGCCGCCGGAGCGGGCAGCGACGTCGCGGACCTGCTGCTGCTGCACGTGGCCGACGGCATCGGCGCCGGCCTGGTGCTGGATGGGCGGGTCCGCCGGGGCGCCGGCGGGGCCGCCGGTGAGGTCGGTTTCCTGCCGCTGGACCCGAGCGACCGCGGCCACGACGGCATCGGGCCGTTCGAGGCCCGCTGGTCGGAGAACGCCATCGCCGAACGGATGGTGGCCCTGGCCCCCGGTCGGCGGCCGGCCGCACCCGTGGCCGACCTGGTGGCGCTGGCCGCCGAGGACGACCGGGCCGCCGCCTACCTGGACGACGTGCTCGCCGCCTGGTCGCGGCTGATCGTCTCCTGCGTCTGCGTCGTCGACCCCGGGCGGGTGCTGCTCAGCGGCGCCGCCGCCCACCTCGACGACGCCGCCGTGGGCCGGCTCCAGGCGCTGGTCACCGCCGCCGCGCCGAGCGCCACCGAGGTACGCCGGGCGGTGCTCGGCGACCGGGCGGTGCTGCACGGGGCGGTCAGCTACGCCCTCTCCGCGGCCGCCGCCGGCATGCCCGTCCTGCCGCCCATCCCCTGA